GTCGCGGTAGAACGCGACGTCGAGGCTGCCGACCGGCACCTCGCTGCCCTCGATCTCGGCCAGCGCCACCGCCAGGCGGTGCGCCAGGTCGATGCCACCGGTCTGCAGCCCGACCAGGACGACCTCGTCGAGACCATGGTTCGCCTCGACGATCTCGTGCGCCATGCGCCAGGTGGCCCGTTGCAGGTCACCGGCGTCCATCACGCGGGTCCGGGCAACGAAAACGCCCCCGTACGGGGGCGTCAGGCGTCGTTCTCGTTCGGCCATCGGCCAGCTCCTGTCCGTATGGGCCTCGCCGGACCCACTTCACGGTCAGGCAGCCAGGATAGCAGCCGCCGCCCCTCGCGAGGTCGTAGGGTTTCCGCCACCGCGGGCCCATCCCGGCACCCCTCGTTGGTGCTCGACCAGGAGACACGCCTCATGGAGTTCGACGATCAGGCCCCGCTCGACGTGTCGCAGATCGACGACGAGCGCGGCGCGGGAGGCGGCGGCCTCGGCGGACTGGGCGGCCTCGGGGGCCTCGGTCGCATGGGCGTGGGCGGCGGCGGCCTCGGCGTGGTGGGGCTGGTGATCTACTTGCTGGTCACGGTGCTCAGCAACGGCGGCGGGTCGTCGAGTCTGTCGGGGCAGGTCACCCCGAACCAGCAGGTCGGCGCCGGCAACCTCGCCAGCGACTGCCGCACCGGCGCCGACGCCAACCAGCGCGACGACTGCCGCATCGTCGGCGTGGTCAACAGCGTGCAGGACTTCTGGGGCACCGAGATCCAGAACTATCAAGGCGCGCAGACCCGGTTCTTCACCGGGCAGATCACCACCGGTTGCGGCCCGGCGAACGCGGACGTGGGGCCCTTCTACTGCTCGGCCGACAAGCTGGTGTACATCGACCTCGGCTTCTTCGACGAGCTCCGCAGCCGCTTCGGCGCCAAGGGCGGACCGTTCGCACAGGCGTACGTGATCGCCCACGAGTACGGCCACCACGTGCAGGACCTCACCGGCACGCTCGCCGACGCGCAACACGGCGCGCAGCAAGGCGAGAACAGCGACTCGGTGCGTCTCGAGCTCCAAGCCGACTGCTACGCGGGAGTGTGGGCGCACCACGCCAGCACCACCCCCGACGCCAGCACCGGGCGCCCGCTGATCACCTCCATCACCGACGCCGACATCACCGACGGCCTCGACGCCGCGGCCGCGGTGGGCGACGACCGGATCCAACAGGAGTTCCAGGGCAAGGTCACGCCCGAGACGTGGACGCACGGCTCGGCGGCCCAACGACAGAAGTGGTTCCGCACCGGTTACGAGACCGGCGACCCCCGGAAGTGCGACACCTTCAGCGGCGGCCTCTGACACGTCGCTGACCGGGCCACTGACCGGCCACGGACCCGCACCTGTGCCCGGGCCGCCACGGCGATCCACCCAGCCGGCGGGTTGGTGCCGCGGGTGGCTCGACGCGGACGGTCGGCTCAGCGCTCGTCGGGCGCGTCGAGCTCGCCGGGACGCACCTCGTGCGCGACCCGCGACAGCAACCCGTTCACGAAGCGGCCGGATTCCTCGGTCGAGTAGCGCTTGGCGAGATCGACCGCCTCGTTGAGCACCACGCGGGCCGGCACATCGGGTTGCGACGCCAGCTCGCCCACCGCGAGGCGCAGCACCGCCCGGTCGACCGCCGGCATGCGGTGCACGTCCCAACGGTGGGAGAACTGCCCGAGCAGCTCGTCGGTGGCGGCTTGGCGCGCTTGTGCTGCCCCGGCCAGCGCGACGGCGTACGGATCCGGCGCGAGCGGAAGGG
This region of Acidimicrobiales bacterium genomic DNA includes:
- a CDS encoding neutral zinc metallopeptidase translates to MEFDDQAPLDVSQIDDERGAGGGGLGGLGGLGGLGRMGVGGGGLGVVGLVIYLLVTVLSNGGGSSSLSGQVTPNQQVGAGNLASDCRTGADANQRDDCRIVGVVNSVQDFWGTEIQNYQGAQTRFFTGQITTGCGPANADVGPFYCSADKLVYIDLGFFDELRSRFGAKGGPFAQAYVIAHEYGHHVQDLTGTLADAQHGAQQGENSDSVRLELQADCYAGVWAHHASTTPDASTGRPLITSITDADITDGLDAAAAVGDDRIQQEFQGKVTPETWTHGSAAQRQKWFRTGYETGDPRKCDTFSGGL
- the nusB gene encoding transcription antitermination factor NusB, yielding MEHPTSASEPAGEPDGEPDGEPVDEPDTVEAYDATPIGGAAGPRRAARERALELLYEAEVKGCTVADIVDALPLAPDPYAVALAGAAQARQAATDELLGQFSHRWDVHRMPAVDRAVLRLAVGELASQPDVPARVVLNEAVDLAKRYSTEESGRFVNGLLSRVAHEVRPGELDAPDER